The following are encoded together in the Solidesulfovibrio fructosivorans JJ] genome:
- a CDS encoding YebC/PmpR family DNA-binding transcriptional regulator yields MAGHSKWHNIQARKSVQDAKKSKFFTKVTKELMLAARAGGADTALNTRLKSAIAAAKAVNLPKDKIEQAIKKGTGELAGENFDEVLYEGYGPGGVAILVEAATDNRNRTVAEVRHLLSKGGGSMGEAGCVGWMFAKKGVFSFPKESFTEEQLMEVALEHGAEDIADEGDVWEVHCAPEDFDALSGAFEAAGMTIDDAEVSMLPSNTVSLDAENGQKLIKLIDMLEDNDDVQKVHTNGDLPDELLA; encoded by the coding sequence ATGGCCGGACACAGCAAATGGCACAATATCCAGGCCCGCAAGTCGGTGCAGGACGCCAAGAAGAGCAAGTTTTTCACCAAGGTGACCAAGGAGCTTATGCTCGCCGCCCGGGCCGGCGGAGCCGATACGGCGCTCAATACCCGGCTCAAATCCGCCATCGCCGCGGCCAAGGCCGTCAACCTGCCCAAGGACAAGATCGAGCAGGCCATCAAGAAGGGCACGGGCGAGCTTGCCGGCGAAAACTTCGACGAGGTCCTCTACGAAGGCTACGGCCCCGGCGGCGTGGCCATCCTGGTCGAGGCGGCCACGGACAACCGCAACCGCACCGTGGCCGAAGTGCGCCACCTGCTTTCCAAAGGCGGCGGGTCCATGGGCGAGGCCGGCTGCGTGGGCTGGATGTTCGCCAAAAAGGGTGTCTTCTCCTTTCCCAAGGAGTCCTTCACCGAGGAACAGCTCATGGAAGTGGCCCTGGAGCACGGGGCCGAGGATATCGCCGACGAGGGCGACGTCTGGGAAGTGCACTGCGCGCCCGAGGATTTCGATGCCTTAAGCGGCGCTTTCGAGGCGGCCGGCATGACCATCGATGACGCCGAGGTCTCCATGCTACCCTCCAATACCGTCTCCCTGGACGCGGAGAACGGCCAGAAGCTTATAAAGCTCATCGACATGCTCGAAGACAACGACGACGTGCAGAAAGTCCATACCAACGGCGACCTGCCCGACGAACTGTTGGCGTAG
- the ruvC gene encoding crossover junction endodeoxyribonuclease RuvC: MQSGAELVVLGLDPGSRVTGYGFVRERSGVLELMAAGVVRTGWDTDFCRRLGTIYTAVAKLIGQHAPVEAAVENVFVSKNAGTALKLGQARGAALAACSVAGLPVFSYEPTIIKKSLVGTGRAEKSQVAFMVGRVLACRETFAVDATDALAAAVCHLNQRRLTRLCGAR; this comes from the coding sequence ATGCAATCCGGGGCTGAGCTGGTCGTCTTGGGACTCGATCCCGGGTCGCGCGTCACGGGGTACGGCTTTGTGCGCGAACGCTCGGGCGTGCTGGAGCTTATGGCCGCCGGCGTCGTGCGCACCGGATGGGATACCGATTTTTGCCGGCGTCTGGGCACGATTTATACGGCCGTGGCCAAGCTGATCGGCCAGCATGCCCCGGTCGAGGCGGCGGTGGAAAACGTGTTCGTGTCCAAAAACGCGGGAACGGCCTTGAAGCTCGGCCAGGCGCGGGGCGCGGCCCTGGCCGCCTGTTCCGTGGCCGGGTTGCCGGTTTTTTCCTACGAACCGACCATCATCAAAAAAAGCCTGGTCGGCACCGGCCGGGCCGAAAAATCCCAAGTGGCTTTCATGGTGGGCAGGGTGCTTGCATGCCGGGAAACGTTCGCCGTGGACGCGACCGACGCTTTGGCCGCGGCCGTGTGTCATCTGAATCAGAGGCGGCTGACGCGCCTTTGCGGGGCGCGATGA
- a CDS encoding PilZ domain-containing protein, protein MALIEFKRCPHCGKPTWQEFIPQAPPAASYWRCRDCGDRRDAKRIRVGNGALLNHGRLQTEHLCADVLIIDISRRGTRVCCDEDLPITVHMDQRVLFNPQLQPFGELAHYQPGFVRWIRDMEFGICFEHPLSLSTSDITRIVKN, encoded by the coding sequence ATGGCGCTGATCGAATTCAAACGCTGTCCGCATTGCGGCAAACCCACCTGGCAGGAGTTCATCCCCCAGGCCCCTCCCGCCGCATCCTACTGGCGCTGCCGGGACTGCGGCGACCGCCGCGACGCCAAACGCATCCGCGTGGGCAATGGCGCGCTTTTAAACCATGGCCGCCTCCAGACCGAACACCTGTGCGCCGACGTGCTGATTATCGACATCAGCCGTCGCGGCACCCGGGTGTGCTGCGACGAGGATTTGCCGATCACGGTGCACATGGACCAGCGCGTGCTTTTCAATCCGCAACTCCAGCCGTTCGGCGAGCTGGCCCACTACCAACCGGGCTTCGTGCGTTGGATTCGGGACATGGAATTCGGCATCTGCTTCGAACACCCGCTGTCGCTCTCCACCAGCGACATTACGCGCATCGTCAAAAACTGA
- the ruvB gene encoding Holliday junction branch migration DNA helicase RuvB, producing the protein MTNDCDTFGLPGAPGAPGGSGAPAGPDDSIRPSKLAEFIGQDDLRANLRVFLHAAMEQGRALDHSLLYGPPGLGKTTLAQIMASELGVNLVTTTGPVLERCGDLAAIVTNLRRGDILFIDEIHRMPPAVEEILYPAMEDFKLDLIIGQGPGARTVRIDLEPFTLVGATTRLGLLTSPLRDRFGVIFRLEFYSPEELARIVTRSAGILGIGVTPGGALVVGQRSRGTPRIANRLLRRLRDFAVVAGASTLDETLAGEALARLDVDPHGLDQMDRKILETIIRHYEGGPVGVKTLAVALSEEVRTIEEIYEPYLIQCGLIKRTARGRVATAKAYAHVKQGMLD; encoded by the coding sequence ATGACTAACGACTGCGACACATTTGGCCTGCCCGGTGCGCCCGGCGCTCCCGGCGGATCTGGCGCGCCGGCCGGGCCGGACGATTCCATCCGGCCCTCGAAACTGGCCGAGTTCATCGGCCAGGACGATTTGCGCGCCAATCTGCGCGTGTTTCTCCACGCCGCCATGGAGCAGGGCAGGGCGCTCGACCACAGCCTGCTCTACGGTCCGCCCGGGCTCGGCAAGACCACCCTGGCCCAGATCATGGCCTCGGAACTCGGCGTCAATCTGGTCACGACCACCGGACCGGTGCTCGAGCGGTGCGGCGACCTGGCCGCCATCGTCACCAACCTGCGGCGCGGGGACATCCTTTTTATTGATGAAATCCACCGCATGCCTCCGGCGGTGGAGGAAATCCTCTATCCGGCCATGGAGGATTTCAAGCTCGACCTGATTATCGGCCAGGGCCCCGGGGCGCGCACGGTGCGCATCGACCTCGAGCCCTTCACCCTTGTCGGGGCCACCACGCGCCTGGGGCTTTTGACCTCGCCCTTGCGCGACCGGTTCGGCGTGATTTTTCGCCTGGAATTTTACAGCCCCGAGGAGCTGGCCCGCATCGTGACCCGTTCGGCCGGCATCCTGGGCATCGGCGTGACGCCCGGCGGGGCGTTGGTGGTCGGCCAGCGGTCCCGGGGCACGCCGCGCATCGCCAATAGGCTTTTGCGGCGGCTGCGCGATTTCGCGGTGGTGGCCGGCGCGTCCACCCTGGACGAGACGCTCGCCGGCGAAGCCCTTGCCCGCCTCGACGTGGACCCGCACGGCCTGGACCAGATGGACCGCAAGATTTTGGAAACCATCATCCGCCACTACGAGGGCGGCCCGGTCGGCGTGAAGACCCTGGCCGTGGCCTTAAGCGAAGAGGTCCGCACCATCGAGGAGATCTACGAGCCCTACCTCATCCAGTGCGGACTCATAAAGCGCACGGCGCGTGGCCGGGTGGCCACGGCCAAGGCCTACGCCCACGTCAAACAAGGAATGCTCGACTGA
- a CDS encoding RlmE family RNA methyltransferase yields the protein MKTYRDHYFKKAKQDNYPARSVYKLEEIEKQSHLLFPGAAVLDLGACPGSWTLFAASRVGEKGRVLSIDLNEAGTAFPGNVTYLTGDMLDPGPEILAAFARLGPFDVVLSDMAPKTTGVKFADQARSLELCEAALSVAFTRLKPGGAFVVKIFQGPDAPAFQKGLRDYFDKVRVAKPKSSRAESKEIFYVATGFRPPVPELPDPDPPPLPPDDAAATDGSKT from the coding sequence ATGAAAACGTACCGCGACCATTATTTCAAGAAGGCCAAGCAGGATAACTATCCCGCGCGCTCGGTCTACAAGCTCGAGGAGATCGAAAAGCAGTCGCATCTGCTCTTCCCGGGCGCGGCGGTGCTCGACCTCGGGGCCTGCCCCGGCTCCTGGACGCTTTTTGCCGCCTCCAGGGTGGGGGAGAAAGGCCGGGTGCTCTCCATCGATCTCAATGAAGCCGGCACGGCCTTTCCCGGCAACGTCACCTACCTGACCGGTGACATGCTCGATCCCGGGCCGGAAATCCTCGCCGCCTTTGCCCGCCTCGGCCCCTTCGACGTGGTCCTTTCCGACATGGCTCCCAAAACCACCGGGGTCAAGTTCGCGGATCAGGCCCGTTCCCTGGAGCTGTGCGAGGCGGCGCTTTCCGTGGCCTTCACGCGGCTTAAGCCCGGCGGCGCGTTCGTGGTCAAGATTTTTCAGGGGCCGGACGCCCCGGCCTTCCAGAAGGGGCTTCGGGACTATTTCGACAAGGTCCGCGTGGCCAAACCCAAGAGTTCCCGGGCCGAAAGCAAGGAAATCTTTTACGTGGCCACGGGCTTTCGCCCGCCGGTCCCGGAACTGCCCGATCCCGACCCGCCGCCCTTGCCCCCGGATGACGCGGCGGCTACGGATGGATCGAAGACATAA
- a CDS encoding EcsC family protein, producing the protein MPVIDHPTILRALSWAWDRAARGLPGQESAHALAARHMDPDVPLGARLKNIIAGHKRKAALSGFVANAGGLALLPATLPLNLAGTLFLQLRMVQAIAIVCGHDLSDARVRALCGLCLCGAKAAEVAGAAGARLGGRLTAEALTQLGGETADRINTLVGLRLLARLGDAGATGAGRIVPVVSGLVGAAWDASVTAGIGKAAMTLMPQGQPFCGKRQDGS; encoded by the coding sequence ATGCCCGTTATCGACCATCCGACGATACTGCGCGCCCTGAGCTGGGCCTGGGACCGGGCGGCCCGGGGACTTCCCGGCCAGGAATCGGCCCACGCCCTGGCCGCGCGCCATATGGACCCGGATGTGCCGCTCGGAGCGCGTCTCAAGAACATCATCGCCGGGCACAAGCGCAAGGCGGCGCTGTCGGGCTTTGTCGCCAACGCCGGCGGATTGGCCCTTTTGCCGGCGACACTGCCGCTCAATCTGGCCGGCACGCTTTTTTTGCAGCTGCGCATGGTCCAGGCCATAGCCATCGTCTGCGGCCACGATCTGTCCGACGCGCGGGTACGGGCGCTTTGCGGCCTGTGCCTGTGCGGGGCCAAGGCGGCCGAAGTGGCGGGCGCGGCCGGCGCGCGCCTCGGCGGCAGGCTGACGGCCGAGGCGCTGACCCAACTCGGCGGCGAGACGGCCGACCGCATCAACACGCTGGTCGGCCTGCGGCTTCTGGCCCGGCTCGGGGATGCGGGCGCGACCGGGGCAGGCCGCATAGTGCCGGTGGTCAGCGGTCTTGTCGGCGCGGCCTGGGACGCCTCGGTCACGGCCGGCATCGGCAAGGCGGCCATGACGCTCATGCCGCAGGGTCAGCCCTTTTGCGGCAAGCGCCAGGACGGGTCGTAA
- the ruvA gene encoding Holliday junction branch migration protein RuvA, producing the protein MIGYIEGRVVVRRDRYAIVLTPGGVGYELELPGPVAASLPAPGGQASLFVHTVVREDAFELFGFATIEDRETFRILIGITKLGPKTALAILSRYTADDLARIVATADLDALTQVSGIGKKSAQRILIELTYKLEGQAATAAAVTAPIPGGGVLADVVAGLTNLGYPEADARRVGTAVLDDEPDLDVAGALRQALKRLASEKA; encoded by the coding sequence ATGATCGGTTACATTGAAGGACGGGTGGTGGTGCGCCGCGACCGGTACGCCATCGTCCTGACCCCAGGGGGCGTTGGCTACGAGCTGGAACTGCCGGGTCCTGTGGCCGCTTCGCTGCCGGCTCCGGGCGGCCAGGCTTCCCTTTTCGTGCACACCGTGGTGCGCGAGGACGCCTTCGAACTGTTCGGCTTCGCCACCATCGAGGACCGGGAGACCTTCCGTATCCTTATCGGCATCACCAAGCTCGGCCCCAAAACCGCCCTGGCCATCCTGTCGCGCTATACCGCCGACGATCTGGCCCGCATCGTGGCCACTGCCGACCTGGACGCGTTGACCCAGGTGTCCGGCATCGGCAAGAAAAGCGCCCAGCGCATCCTCATCGAGCTGACCTACAAGCTGGAAGGGCAGGCCGCCACGGCCGCCGCCGTGACGGCTCCCATCCCCGGCGGCGGGGTCCTGGCCGACGTGGTGGCGGGACTGACCAATCTCGGCTATCCTGAAGCCGACGCCAGACGCGTGGGCACGGCCGTGCTTGACGACGAGCCCGATCTCGACGTGGCCGGCGCCTTGCGCCAGGCCCTCAAACGCCTGGCATCCGAAAAGGCATGA
- a CDS encoding cysteine synthase — protein sequence MIHDNVLSLVGMTPLVRMTRLNPNPAVTLAAKVEMRNPGGSIKDRVGLAMIEAAERSGDLKPGRTVIEATSGNTGIGLAMVCAVKGYKLKLLMPASASEERKRILRAYGAEIVLTPGNLGTDGAIEEAYRLAREEPETYVLMDQFNNPASIAAHYNATAVEIFEETGGAVTHVVVALGTSGTAMGLVKKLKELKPSVKVVAVEPHPGHKIQGLKNMQESYPPGIFDKRALDVIASVEDEDAFAMARRLAREEGLLVGMSGGAAMAVAADLAGKLDSGLVVAILPDGGERYLSTTLFASPEKKGVALGGVGAAEPAYLDPAGATPGLFTFGPPLAAPGDLDAWRRVVTLDVLRRTLARGGGRPVLAVGLADLEDRCLDASRAAGVKCREFAAKARDQVAARAAALGVADARFPLAGEALDEALAMTRKLMSKGLAYEKLRSVYFDVARDKAYGGLLGTDMTKLALGKTVDLLAYAKDNPQDFTLLKRVSLKDLKAGDALSTPWGNVRPSWFLQMAAAAVKALPAVTVVLTDEDKTFPHLENLRAIWSVGAGLSPAAWLVGGRVAGREGEEAGAADLADLLALGVHPLAVRAWLLSVGYRKPLCAVPEALRMWEKNRNRVQELAANLGLIAAGGGKASDTVAAEAEKLTQSLDAAVADDLAVFQFWPQLFAFCRFANGLIAAGSLTPADAARLAGALGSADGVLGLLDPACLPVATREWPAPVAKLVAAREQARNAKDFGKADAIRSDIEGLGYRVEDAPGGARLFPRA from the coding sequence ATGATCCACGACAATGTCCTTTCCCTGGTGGGCATGACCCCGCTTGTGCGCATGACGCGCCTTAATCCCAATCCCGCCGTGACGCTCGCGGCCAAGGTGGAGATGCGCAATCCCGGCGGCTCGATCAAGGACCGGGTGGGCCTGGCCATGATCGAGGCGGCCGAACGCTCGGGGGATCTGAAGCCCGGGCGAACGGTCATCGAGGCCACCTCGGGCAACACCGGCATCGGTTTGGCCATGGTCTGCGCTGTAAAAGGTTATAAACTCAAACTCCTCATGCCGGCCTCGGCCTCGGAGGAGCGCAAGCGCATCCTGCGCGCCTACGGTGCGGAAATCGTGCTGACCCCGGGCAACCTGGGCACGGACGGAGCCATTGAGGAAGCCTACAGGCTGGCCCGCGAGGAGCCGGAAACCTACGTCCTCATGGACCAGTTCAACAACCCGGCCAGCATCGCGGCGCATTACAACGCGACGGCGGTGGAGATTTTCGAGGAGACGGGAGGGGCGGTCACCCATGTCGTGGTGGCGCTCGGCACCTCGGGCACGGCCATGGGACTGGTCAAAAAACTGAAGGAACTGAAGCCCTCCGTCAAAGTCGTGGCGGTCGAGCCCCATCCCGGCCACAAGATCCAGGGACTCAAGAACATGCAGGAGTCCTATCCGCCGGGGATTTTCGACAAGCGCGCCCTGGACGTCATCGCGTCGGTGGAGGACGAGGACGCCTTTGCCATGGCCCGGCGGCTGGCCCGCGAAGAGGGCCTGCTCGTGGGCATGAGCGGCGGCGCGGCCATGGCCGTTGCCGCGGATCTGGCCGGAAAGCTTGATTCCGGGCTGGTGGTCGCCATCCTGCCCGACGGCGGCGAACGGTATCTTTCCACCACGCTTTTCGCTTCGCCCGAGAAAAAGGGCGTGGCGCTCGGCGGCGTGGGCGCGGCCGAGCCGGCCTATCTCGATCCGGCCGGGGCCACGCCCGGACTCTTCACTTTTGGTCCGCCCCTGGCCGCGCCAGGCGATCTGGACGCCTGGCGGCGGGTGGTGACCCTGGACGTCCTGCGCCGCACCCTGGCGCGCGGCGGCGGCCGGCCGGTTTTGGCCGTGGGCCTGGCCGACCTGGAGGACCGCTGTCTCGATGCCTCGCGCGCGGCCGGGGTCAAGTGCCGTGAATTCGCGGCCAAGGCCCGGGACCAGGTGGCGGCCCGCGCCGCCGCGCTCGGTGTGGCCGACGCCCGTTTCCCCCTGGCCGGGGAGGCCCTCGACGAGGCGTTGGCCATGACGCGAAAGCTCATGAGCAAGGGCCTAGCCTACGAAAAGCTGCGCAGCGTCTATTTCGACGTGGCCCGCGACAAGGCCTACGGCGGGCTGCTCGGCACGGACATGACCAAGCTGGCCCTCGGCAAGACCGTGGACCTGCTGGCCTACGCCAAGGACAATCCGCAGGATTTCACGCTGCTCAAACGCGTGAGCCTCAAGGATCTCAAGGCTGGCGACGCGCTGTCCACGCCCTGGGGCAACGTGCGGCCGAGCTGGTTTCTCCAGATGGCGGCGGCGGCCGTCAAAGCCCTGCCCGCCGTGACGGTGGTTTTGACCGACGAGGACAAGACCTTTCCCCATCTGGAAAACCTGCGGGCCATCTGGTCGGTCGGGGCGGGGCTTTCCCCGGCGGCCTGGCTGGTCGGCGGGCGGGTGGCCGGCCGGGAGGGCGAGGAGGCCGGCGCGGCCGATCTGGCCGATTTGCTGGCCCTTGGCGTCCATCCCCTGGCCGTTCGGGCCTGGCTGCTTTCGGTCGGCTACCGCAAGCCGCTTTGCGCCGTGCCCGAGGCGTTGCGGATGTGGGAGAAAAACCGCAACCGGGTGCAGGAACTGGCCGCCAATCTCGGACTGATAGCGGCGGGTGGCGGCAAGGCCTCGGATACGGTCGCGGCCGAAGCCGAAAAACTGACCCAGTCCCTGGATGCGGCCGTGGCCGACGATCTGGCCGTATTCCAGTTTTGGCCCCAGCTTTTCGCCTTCTGCCGGTTCGCCAACGGGCTCATTGCCGCCGGTTCCCTGACTCCGGCCGATGCCGCCCGCCTTGCCGGCGCGCTCGGTTCGGCCGACGGCGTGCTGGGCCTGCTCGATCCCGCCTGTCTGCCGGTGGCGACGCGCGAGTGGCCCGCGCCGGTGGCCAAGTTGGTCGCGGCCCGGGAACAGGCGCGAAACGCCAAGGATTTCGGCAAGGCCGACGCGATTCGCTCGGATATCGAGGGGCTCGGCTACCGGGTCGAGGATGCGCCCGGGGGCGCGCGGCTTTTCCCGCGCGCGTAG
- a CDS encoding ImmA/IrrE family metallo-endopeptidase, with protein sequence MAELLTKLVALAEKRDDLVVTEVDDIDSWGFLLYRDGRYHIYVNRSVRNFRKIMVLADELGHYALRRRISKREGMPPAAESIVERIRQDKACDAWAAKFTRRLLFMIRRGLHGDVSRRPRQGVYDPSWRLPQKG encoded by the coding sequence ATGGCCGAACTGTTGACCAAGCTTGTGGCCTTGGCGGAAAAGCGCGACGATCTCGTGGTCACCGAGGTCGACGACATCGATAGCTGGGGATTTTTGCTGTATCGTGACGGTCGCTACCATATTTATGTCAACCGCTCGGTGCGCAATTTTCGCAAGATCATGGTGCTGGCCGACGAGCTGGGGCACTACGCCCTGCGCCGCCGCATCTCCAAGCGCGAGGGAATGCCGCCGGCGGCGGAGAGCATTGTCGAACGCATTCGCCAGGACAAGGCCTGCGATGCCTGGGCCGCCAAGTTCACCCGGCGTTTGTTGTTTATGATCCGGCGAGGCCTGCACGGCGACGTCTCGCGCCGGCCGAGGCAGGGAGTTTACGACCCGTCCTGGCGCTTGCCGCAAAAGGGCTGA